The following proteins are co-located in the Desulfoscipio sp. XC116 genome:
- a CDS encoding methyl-accepting chemotaxis protein: MDYLHEDEPGKESKIQSLLSLAPYLRAMLGEEYGLALADLHKYLYVTHGKKLTVPVKVGDPIKKGGITETAMMSESREVRRIPKEVMGIPYVGLGIPVTEDDGSIAGTITITYPIETQEKIITMAEALNSFTQQISDSINELQNTSEQLAITAQDLEKNTSGINKDINEMDMVIALIKEVSDQTHLLGLNAAIESARAGNYGRGFNVVAGEIRKLAAKTNNSVKGVNERLSKIRETILNFTMEIHQISAVSQQQAASTEEITGSIKKIETMVEELAQISEDLVDL, from the coding sequence ATGGACTATCTACATGAAGATGAACCTGGAAAAGAAAGCAAAATACAATCTTTACTGAGCCTGGCACCTTATTTGCGTGCTATGCTGGGCGAGGAATATGGTTTAGCTCTGGCGGATTTACATAAATATCTGTATGTTACGCATGGAAAAAAACTTACGGTTCCGGTTAAAGTTGGAGATCCTATAAAAAAGGGTGGTATAACAGAAACTGCTATGATGTCCGAGAGTCGCGAGGTAAGAAGGATACCCAAGGAAGTAATGGGAATACCATATGTTGGATTAGGAATTCCTGTCACAGAAGATGATGGCAGCATAGCAGGTACTATAACAATTACTTATCCTATTGAAACACAAGAAAAGATTATTACTATGGCTGAAGCGTTAAATTCGTTCACACAACAAATTAGCGATTCCATTAATGAATTACAGAACACTTCAGAACAACTGGCAATTACCGCTCAGGACCTTGAGAAAAATACTTCCGGTATTAATAAAGATATTAATGAGATGGATATGGTTATAGCCCTAATTAAAGAGGTTTCCGACCAAACCCACCTGTTAGGTTTAAATGCTGCTATTGAATCCGCTCGAGCGGGAAACTACGGGCGAGGATTTAACGTAGTGGCCGGTGAAATACGCAAATTAGCTGCAAAAACCAATAATTCAGTTAAAGGAGTAAATGAGCGGCTGAGTAAAATACGGGAAACGATATTAAACTTTACCATGGAGATACATCAGATTTCCGCAGTTTCACAGCAGCAAGCCGCTTCCACTGAAGAAATAACAGGCAGCATTAAAAAGATAGAAACTATGGTTGAGGAATTGGCGCAGATATCAGAGGATCTTGTTGATTTGTAA
- a CDS encoding YifB family Mg chelatase-like AAA ATPase, which translates to MLTIVKSLALNGLDSYIVRVEVDVSSGLPGFDIVGLPGAAVREAKDRVRAAIKNAGFDFPAKRITVNLAPADLKKEGPVYDLAISLGILSSTEQIDSEWVNVYIFIGELSLDGSIRSINGVLPRVMLLPADGCDQVVVPAENADEAALIQSIKVYPAPNLIRLIRHLQGEELICPHTVDSNKFWTKRNVTGDMSDVRGQLVVKRGLEVAAAGGHNILMLGSPGSGKTMLARRLPGILPDLSLAEALEITNLYSLAGLLQPNQPLVTERPFRSPHHNTSTSALVGGGKYPKPGEISLAHLGVLFLDETAEFKRDALEALRQPLEDAVVTISRVHSSVTYPARIMLVASMNPCPCGFLGDTERECSCTPLQIKHYLNRLSGPLLDRFEIQIDVPRLTFNDLENSPPGEASETIRQRVQAARETQFTRFGKEACNAEMSPAQIKKHCRLNTEAADLLRTAFNRLKLSARAHNKIIKVARTLADLAGSEQIQVEHVAEAVQYRGMERKYWGA; encoded by the coding sequence ATGCTGACCATTGTCAAAAGCTTAGCCTTAAATGGCCTGGATAGTTACATTGTGCGGGTTGAGGTGGATGTGTCCAGTGGTCTTCCAGGATTTGACATTGTAGGCCTGCCGGGTGCTGCGGTGCGGGAAGCTAAAGATCGAGTGCGCGCCGCTATAAAAAACGCCGGGTTTGATTTTCCCGCCAAACGCATTACTGTTAATCTGGCCCCGGCGGATCTAAAAAAGGAAGGTCCGGTTTATGATCTGGCCATATCACTGGGAATATTGTCTTCAACAGAACAAATTGATTCCGAGTGGGTCAACGTCTATATATTTATTGGTGAGCTGTCCCTGGACGGGTCAATCCGGAGCATAAACGGGGTATTGCCCAGGGTTATGCTGCTGCCGGCAGATGGCTGTGATCAAGTTGTTGTACCGGCTGAAAACGCTGACGAGGCTGCCCTGATTCAGAGCATAAAAGTATATCCCGCTCCCAACTTGATTCGTTTAATTCGACATTTGCAAGGTGAAGAACTTATATGTCCCCATACTGTGGACAGCAATAAATTCTGGACCAAACGCAACGTCACAGGGGATATGTCCGATGTACGCGGACAGCTGGTTGTAAAGCGCGGTCTGGAAGTAGCCGCAGCCGGTGGACATAACATTTTAATGCTGGGGTCCCCCGGCTCGGGAAAGACCATGCTGGCCCGTCGGTTACCCGGCATATTGCCCGATTTGTCACTCGCTGAAGCACTGGAGATAACCAATCTTTACAGCCTGGCAGGACTTCTGCAGCCCAACCAACCGCTGGTTACGGAACGTCCTTTTCGTTCCCCGCATCATAACACATCTACTTCAGCGCTGGTCGGAGGGGGTAAATACCCCAAGCCGGGTGAAATCAGCCTGGCCCACTTGGGGGTACTCTTTCTTGACGAGACTGCCGAGTTTAAAAGAGATGCCTTGGAAGCGTTACGACAGCCATTGGAAGATGCTGTGGTAACTATTTCCCGTGTACACTCCTCTGTCACCTATCCCGCCAGAATCATGCTTGTGGCTTCAATGAATCCTTGTCCGTGTGGTTTTCTGGGTGATACGGAGCGGGAGTGCTCGTGCACACCATTACAGATAAAGCATTATTTAAACCGTCTCTCCGGGCCACTGCTTGACCGTTTCGAAATTCAGATAGATGTACCCCGTCTTACCTTTAACGATCTGGAAAACAGCCCGCCGGGTGAAGCTTCGGAAACTATTCGCCAAAGGGTGCAGGCAGCCAGGGAAACGCAATTTACCCGGTTCGGCAAAGAAGCATGTAATGCCGAGATGTCTCCGGCGCAAATAAAGAAGCACTGCCGGTTGAATACTGAAGCTGCGGATTTATTGCGCACGGCCTTCAACCGCCTGAAGCTCAGTGCCCGCGCCCATAATAAAATTATTAAAGTGGCGCGCACCTTGGCTGATCTTGCGGGCTCTGAACAAATACAGGTTGAGCATGTAGCGGAAGCCGTCCAATACAGGGGAATGGAAAGAAAGTACTGGGGTGCTTGA
- a CDS encoding 2-hydroxyacyl-CoA dehydratase family protein, with protein sequence MFEKSSPYTPIDYLELLLEEAALNGTKRRERYPQKRFFGYFCSYWPEELILAAGLEPLRILPTTTRGTPSELPAYCCSLARISLAGAISGNYKDLAGTGFAHTCDTMQCLGGIWGRTLAPGTALSMVPPVILNTPAADRFYESELDALLQKLSSITGCRPDANKIGKAIELCEHIRSLVAELDNMRAELPSPLVSALLRAGQVMPRTEYAEALKAALPAIREKTASNPSHRRILISGPVLENDSLFKMVEELGGRIVADDTCTGNHHFLTMSDIQYGTDPLKAIVRRYSTMPPCPCRHRGLEERVDYLVKLAQGRQAVGALLVVRKYCDPHAWDSVPLAQRMRSAGINTLVLELERAEVGGQERTRLQAFLESL encoded by the coding sequence ATGTTTGAAAAGAGCTCGCCATATACACCAATTGATTATTTGGAATTACTCCTTGAAGAGGCCGCCCTTAACGGCACAAAACGCAGGGAACGTTACCCCCAAAAACGTTTTTTCGGGTATTTTTGCAGTTACTGGCCGGAGGAGTTAATTCTAGCTGCAGGCCTTGAACCTTTGCGCATCCTCCCCACCACCACCCGGGGCACCCCGTCTGAACTGCCTGCCTATTGCTGCTCACTGGCCAGAATCAGCCTGGCCGGCGCCATATCCGGCAATTACAAGGACCTGGCCGGGACGGGGTTTGCGCATACCTGCGACACCATGCAGTGCCTGGGAGGAATCTGGGGCCGAACCTTAGCTCCCGGGACCGCCCTGTCTATGGTACCGCCGGTCATTCTGAACACCCCGGCGGCTGACCGGTTTTACGAAAGCGAACTGGATGCTCTGCTGCAGAAATTAAGCAGTATAACAGGATGCCGGCCTGATGCGAATAAAATAGGCAAGGCCATAGAGCTTTGCGAACACATCCGCAGCTTGGTGGCTGAACTCGACAATATGCGTGCGGAATTACCTTCGCCGCTGGTTTCAGCTTTGCTGCGGGCCGGCCAGGTAATGCCCCGGACTGAATATGCCGAGGCTCTGAAAGCCGCACTGCCAGCTATCAGGGAAAAGACGGCCAGCAACCCAAGCCATCGTCGGATATTGATAAGCGGGCCTGTTTTGGAAAACGACAGTTTATTTAAAATGGTGGAGGAACTGGGTGGCCGGATAGTGGCCGATGACACCTGCACTGGGAATCATCACTTTTTAACGATGAGCGATATCCAATATGGAACCGACCCGCTTAAAGCGATTGTCCGGCGTTACTCCACCATGCCTCCCTGCCCGTGCCGCCATCGTGGTTTGGAGGAGCGAGTGGATTACCTGGTAAAATTAGCACAAGGCCGGCAAGCTGTTGGCGCCTTATTGGTGGTAAGAAAATACTGTGACCCGCACGCTTGGGATTCTGTACCCCTCGCCCAAAGAATGCGTTCGGCAGGCATAAATACGCTGGTATTAGAATTAGAGAGAGCGGAAGTTGGCGGACAAGAGCGCACCCGGCTGCAAGCTTTTTTAGAAAGTCTATAA
- a CDS encoding 2-hydroxyacyl-CoA dehydratase family protein yields the protein MAEKRRYLPLASTQHLEKMMTKYYALSRYHRLWGKPLKRPLAWITSGAPVELLRAFNIHPVYPENYGAICGTRRVSANLCQVAEATGYSQDLCSYARSHIGSIIRPDLAPMGGLPKPPDMLVCCTNICGTVLKWYEALARIFKVPLLVLDTPFLPGDLTVHAREYVYAQLKEMVKNLEHLTNRRFNREELSRQLARSNETIQLWKEIRQFCRNTPSPLNAPDLFIHMAPIVTLRGTQQAVDYYRKLRDEVKQRVQQSQGAVDGEKIRLVWDNIAIWYQIFGFFKMFSEQGACFVTDTYSGGWVMELSPGDPLESMAATYTEIFLNRSPEFRARQIIELIQEYEADGFVMHSNRSCKPYSLVQEIIRRQVMRETGVPGLMIEADMADQRAYAEEPIRNRVQAFLETVGGI from the coding sequence ATGGCCGAAAAGCGCCGCTATCTACCATTAGCCAGCACGCAACATTTGGAAAAAATGATGACTAAATACTACGCATTGTCGCGATATCATAGGCTTTGGGGCAAGCCCTTAAAACGGCCGCTGGCCTGGATCACCAGCGGCGCCCCGGTGGAGCTGTTAAGGGCTTTTAATATACATCCCGTTTATCCGGAAAATTACGGAGCTATTTGCGGGACCAGACGGGTATCCGCCAATCTCTGCCAGGTGGCTGAGGCAACGGGATATTCCCAGGATCTTTGCTCTTACGCCCGGTCTCATATCGGCTCTATTATACGTCCCGACCTAGCCCCTATGGGCGGGCTGCCCAAACCCCCGGACATGCTGGTATGCTGCACCAACATCTGCGGCACCGTGCTTAAATGGTACGAAGCACTGGCCCGCATATTTAAGGTGCCGCTGCTGGTGCTGGATACTCCCTTTTTACCCGGTGACTTGACCGTCCACGCCAGAGAATATGTATATGCACAGCTTAAGGAAATGGTTAAAAACCTGGAGCATCTGACCAATCGCCGCTTCAACCGGGAAGAATTGAGCCGGCAGCTCGCCCGGAGCAATGAAACCATCCAACTTTGGAAAGAAATTCGGCAGTTTTGCCGTAATACACCATCACCGCTTAACGCTCCGGATCTGTTCATTCATATGGCTCCCATAGTGACCCTGCGGGGGACCCAACAGGCGGTCGACTATTACCGTAAGCTCAGGGATGAAGTTAAACAAAGGGTACAGCAAAGCCAGGGAGCGGTTGACGGAGAGAAAATTCGCCTGGTTTGGGACAATATAGCCATCTGGTATCAAATATTCGGCTTTTTTAAAATGTTCTCCGAACAAGGAGCCTGCTTTGTCACCGATACATACAGCGGTGGTTGGGTTATGGAGCTTTCGCCGGGCGACCCGCTGGAAAGCATGGCCGCCACTTACACCGAAATATTTTTAAACCGTTCCCCGGAATTTAGGGCTCGTCAAATAATTGAATTAATTCAGGAGTACGAAGCAGACGGTTTTGTTATGCACTCTAATCGATCCTGCAAGCCTTACTCATTGGTGCAGGAGATAATTCGCCGTCAGGTAATGCGGGAAACCGGCGTTCCGGGCTTAATGATAGAAGCGGATATGGCAGATCAAAGAGCATATGCGGAAGAACCTATCCGCAACCGGGTACAGGCTTTTTTGGAAACAGTAGGCGGCATTTAA
- a CDS encoding acyl-CoA dehydratase activase, translating to MNRYYLGVDIGSLTTKVVLVSTEGKPVAGATGRSGYSGRNVAERLTTELLHKNNLDKRDIAATVATGYGRITFPADREVSEITCQARGIAHLFGDARTVIDIGGQDSKVIKMLPGGKVVDFAMNDKCAAGTGRFLEVMAGALELRVEDLGKLAAEAQEQCIISSFCTVFAESEVISHVSAGAKKADIVAGVCDSVAARVAAMTSRTGLELKIVFTGGVARNSGVTHALAKQLGQQLFVPDEPEITAALGAALIAKSMEAR from the coding sequence ATGAATCGTTACTACTTGGGAGTAGACATAGGTTCACTTACGACAAAGGTGGTGCTGGTTAGCACCGAAGGGAAACCGGTGGCCGGAGCCACAGGGCGCTCGGGCTACAGCGGCCGCAACGTGGCCGAACGGCTGACAACTGAATTACTGCATAAGAATAATCTGGATAAAAGGGATATAGCTGCAACAGTGGCCACCGGCTATGGCCGTATCACCTTCCCCGCCGACCGTGAAGTATCCGAGATCACCTGCCAGGCCCGGGGCATTGCCCACCTGTTCGGTGACGCCAGAACGGTTATTGATATCGGCGGACAGGACAGTAAAGTAATCAAAATGTTACCCGGTGGAAAAGTAGTTGATTTTGCCATGAACGACAAGTGTGCCGCGGGTACGGGGCGTTTTCTGGAGGTCATGGCCGGAGCATTGGAACTGCGGGTTGAGGACTTAGGCAAGTTGGCCGCGGAAGCACAGGAGCAGTGTATTATTTCATCATTTTGCACGGTTTTTGCGGAATCCGAAGTTATCTCCCATGTGTCCGCCGGTGCAAAAAAAGCGGACATAGTAGCCGGAGTTTGTGATTCAGTAGCCGCACGGGTAGCCGCTATGACATCACGCACCGGTTTGGAGCTTAAGATAGTTTTTACCGGCGGTGTAGCCCGCAACTCCGGTGTCACACACGCACTGGCCAAACAGCTGGGCCAACAGCTTTTTGTGCCCGACGAGCCTGAGATTACGGCGGCTTTGGGAGCAGCTCTAATAGCGAAAAGCATGGAAGCCCGTTAG
- a CDS encoding YraN family protein: MLRRRLGIAGENIAAAYLQKKGLQVIERNFRCRLGEIDIIARQGKYLVFVEVRARSSASCGLPEESITAAKIKKLQRLAQAYMAIKSYKNLDVRFDVVAVYCAGEKTTVTHIENAF; the protein is encoded by the coding sequence ATGTTAAGACGCCGGCTGGGCATTGCCGGCGAAAACATTGCCGCTGCTTATTTGCAAAAAAAAGGCCTGCAAGTTATAGAACGTAATTTCAGGTGCCGCTTGGGTGAGATCGACATTATTGCCCGGCAGGGAAAATATCTGGTTTTTGTGGAGGTGCGCGCCAGAAGCAGCGCGTCATGCGGATTGCCTGAGGAAAGCATTACAGCTGCTAAAATTAAAAAACTGCAGCGGTTGGCTCAGGCTTACATGGCAATAAAGTCCTATAAAAACCTGGATGTTCGTTTTGATGTGGTAGCGGTATATTGTGCCGGGGAAAAAACAACTGTAACCCATATAGAAAACGCGTTTTAG
- a CDS encoding C-GCAxxG-C-C family protein: MDKELAIQMRNKAGENFRNGHNCAESIFLAFRELVAPDVDPGLVKMFTVYGGGLGHAGCMCGALTASAAMLSLLKGRTGTDMQDRDVCYRLSRELHDRFEQKYGATCCRVLNPHEIDSREHLVNCLKITGNTAKLLTEYLMDKDLLPQGK, encoded by the coding sequence ATGGATAAAGAGTTGGCGATTCAGATGAGAAACAAGGCCGGTGAAAATTTCCGCAATGGGCATAACTGTGCGGAGTCTATTTTTCTTGCTTTCCGGGAATTGGTGGCCCCGGATGTCGATCCAGGTTTGGTTAAAATGTTTACTGTCTACGGAGGCGGTCTGGGACATGCCGGTTGTATGTGCGGGGCGCTCACCGCATCGGCGGCCATGCTAAGCTTGCTTAAGGGGCGTACCGGTACGGACATGCAGGATCGGGACGTCTGCTACCGGCTTTCCAGGGAATTGCATGACCGTTTCGAACAAAAGTATGGAGCTACCTGCTGTCGGGTGCTGAATCCCCATGAAATTGACAGCCGCGAGCACCTGGTTAACTGCTTGAAAATTACCGGCAACACCGCCAAATTGCTGACTGAATACTTAATGGACAAGGATTTGCTGCCGCAGGGGAAGTAG
- a CDS encoding VWA domain-containing protein, with amino-acid sequence MFTSLFYGLRREGVNVTLTEWLTLMEALRHGLANSSLINFYYLARSVLIKSETQYDAFDRAFLQCFKDIETPPEVTAEVLKWLENALPPLKMDRDGKRPDLQWSLDELKRKLAERLKEQAEQHHGGSYWIGTGGTSPFGHSGYHPAGVRIGGQSVNRSAVKVAAERAYIDFRSDETLNTRQFELALRKLRLLSTAVEGERDVLDLDATVDATGRNAGRLELVWTRGRRNKIKLIILMDSGGSMNAYQRLCSRLFNAANKSTHFRDLKFYYFHNCVYEFVFNDPICLRRNSTATYDFLRRYGSDYRLIVVGDASMGAGELLMPYGALEWGADNEEPGLKWLQRLAGHFEHSVWLNPIAKHYWGMVEGSPTIGLVREVFPMFELTLDGLNAAVKKLRVKR; translated from the coding sequence ATGTTTACCAGCCTGTTTTACGGCTTGCGCCGGGAGGGTGTGAACGTAACTCTTACAGAATGGTTAACCTTGATGGAGGCGCTGCGCCATGGATTAGCCAATAGCAGCTTGATTAATTTTTATTATTTAGCCCGTTCGGTGTTGATAAAAAGTGAAACCCAATACGATGCTTTTGACCGGGCATTTTTACAATGTTTTAAGGATATTGAAACGCCGCCCGAAGTAACCGCGGAAGTGCTTAAATGGCTGGAAAACGCGCTGCCGCCCCTTAAAATGGACCGGGACGGCAAAAGACCTGATCTGCAATGGAGTTTGGATGAATTAAAAAGAAAGTTGGCCGAACGCTTGAAGGAACAAGCGGAGCAGCATCACGGGGGCTCTTATTGGATAGGCACGGGAGGTACGTCGCCTTTCGGACATTCCGGATACCATCCGGCCGGTGTACGCATCGGGGGACAATCGGTTAACCGTTCGGCGGTTAAGGTGGCTGCCGAGCGTGCTTATATAGACTTTCGTTCCGATGAAACACTTAATACCAGGCAGTTTGAGCTGGCTCTGCGCAAATTACGCTTGCTGAGCACGGCGGTGGAAGGCGAACGGGATGTGCTTGACCTGGATGCCACCGTGGATGCCACCGGGCGTAATGCCGGGCGGTTGGAATTGGTGTGGACCAGGGGACGCAGGAACAAAATTAAACTGATTATTCTTATGGATTCCGGCGGTTCCATGAACGCTTACCAAAGGCTTTGTAGCCGGCTATTTAACGCGGCCAACAAGTCGACACATTTTCGTGATCTGAAGTTTTACTACTTCCACAACTGTGTTTATGAATTTGTTTTTAATGATCCTATTTGTCTCAGACGCAATTCCACAGCCACATATGACTTCTTGCGCCGGTACGGTTCGGATTACCGGCTTATCGTGGTGGGTGACGCCAGCATGGGTGCCGGAGAGTTATTGATGCCCTACGGTGCGCTGGAATGGGGAGCGGACAACGAGGAACCGGGCCTGAAATGGCTGCAAAGATTGGCCGGCCATTTTGAACACAGTGTGTGGCTGAATCCCATAGCCAAGCATTACTGGGGCATGGTGGAGGGAAGCCCGACCATTGGTTTGGTTAGGGAAGTCTTTCCTATGTTTGAGCTGACTCTGGACGGTTTGAATGCGGCTGTTAAAAAGCTTAGGGTTAAGAGATAA
- a CDS encoding MoxR family ATPase has translation MNKNTAYHGSEKYIASQELISAVNVAAALNRPLLIKGEPGTGKTMLALSVAENLKMQLLIWNIKSTTKAQDGLYVYDTVQRLYDSQFGEGDVRNIKQYIKLGKLGESFISEERVVLLIDEIDKADIEFPNDLLWELDQMSFYIPETGETVAAEHRPIVVITSNAEKELPDAFLRRCIFHYIAFPDEEMMGQIVNVHYPNLDKELVRAAVNAFYSIRGLPGLQKKPSTSELLDWVQALVVGGVDPRIIEKEIPLPGVLLKKDNDMALWQRKYGGGAGEARATGKKNVTGHWRS, from the coding sequence ATGAATAAAAATACGGCATATCATGGTTCGGAAAAATATATTGCTTCACAAGAATTAATCAGTGCTGTTAATGTGGCGGCAGCGCTTAACCGCCCGCTTTTAATCAAGGGCGAGCCGGGAACCGGTAAAACAATGCTGGCTTTAAGCGTTGCTGAAAATCTAAAAATGCAGCTGCTGATCTGGAACATCAAATCCACTACCAAAGCACAGGACGGCTTGTATGTTTACGATACCGTGCAGCGTTTGTATGACAGCCAATTCGGCGAAGGTGATGTGCGCAATATTAAACAGTACATTAAACTGGGCAAACTGGGCGAATCGTTTATTTCGGAAGAGCGGGTTGTATTGTTGATTGATGAAATTGATAAGGCGGACATAGAATTTCCAAATGATTTATTATGGGAATTGGATCAAATGAGTTTTTATATACCCGAGACCGGCGAAACGGTAGCAGCCGAACATCGTCCCATAGTAGTCATTACCAGCAACGCCGAAAAGGAACTGCCGGATGCTTTTTTGCGCAGGTGTATATTCCATTACATTGCCTTTCCAGATGAAGAAATGATGGGACAGATTGTTAATGTACACTATCCAAACCTGGATAAAGAGTTGGTGCGTGCCGCCGTAAATGCTTTTTACAGCATCCGCGGCCTGCCCGGACTGCAGAAAAAACCCAGTACCAGCGAGTTGTTGGATTGGGTTCAGGCGTTGGTGGTTGGTGGTGTCGACCCGCGTATTATTGAAAAAGAGATACCCTTGCCGGGGGTTTTGCTCAAAAAGGATAACGATATGGCCTTATGGCAGCGCAAGTACGGTGGCGGCGCCGGAGAAGCTCGGGCGACAGGAAAGAAAAACGTAACCGGCCACTGGCGGAGTTGA
- a CDS encoding NADH-quinone oxidoreductase subunit N — MPVDMFALNLPFNPSALTLEMLTAILGLGVLILGIIVPKGSKHGLGWVSLLGILGIMAVAVSLWGESRELLNGMYLLDNYALFWKITFLTAAALVILGCMRFVDKMGDQAEYYSITIFATLGMMIMASAGDFITLYLGLELMTISFIILVCFRKLDAKSVEAGIKYLLLAGMSSAVLLYGLSLLYGLTGSITMLEVSKITAMQPLSPALMLALVMVIAGLGFKISAVPFHMWSPDVYEGAPTPVTAYLAVGSKAASLAIILRLFIAGLPGVWENWAMVMAILAAVTIIVGNLVAIPQTNIKRMLAYSSIAQAGYILVGLVTATEAGIKGVMFYAFLYVFATMGAFIVVAYFYNNTGSDELKDYAGLSQRSPLLAAVMLIALLSMAGIPPLAGFVGKFYLFKTIVDGYLWLVFIGLIMSMVSVYYYLRVALVMYRDEPIDATPIKVSSPVAVTLIVTMIATLVIGVYPGPLSEVVNNAAHTFFLH; from the coding sequence ATGCCAGTTGATATGTTTGCTTTAAATTTACCGTTTAACCCTTCTGCATTGACGCTGGAAATGCTGACCGCCATACTGGGGCTGGGAGTGCTTATACTGGGTATTATCGTGCCCAAAGGCTCCAAGCATGGTTTGGGTTGGGTCAGTTTGCTGGGCATACTGGGCATTATGGCTGTAGCCGTGTCTTTATGGGGCGAAAGCCGGGAACTGTTAAATGGTATGTACTTGTTGGATAATTACGCGCTGTTCTGGAAGATTACCTTCCTTACGGCGGCAGCACTGGTAATACTGGGCTGCATGCGCTTTGTGGATAAAATGGGCGACCAGGCCGAATACTACAGCATCACCATATTCGCTACGTTGGGTATGATGATCATGGCCTCGGCGGGGGACTTTATTACACTGTATCTGGGTCTGGAATTGATGACCATCTCATTTATAATTTTGGTTTGTTTTCGCAAGCTGGACGCCAAATCTGTAGAGGCGGGCATTAAGTACTTACTACTGGCCGGCATGAGCTCTGCGGTATTGCTATATGGCTTAAGCCTGCTTTATGGCTTGACCGGCAGCATTACTATGCTTGAGGTCAGCAAAATCACCGCCATGCAGCCTTTGTCACCTGCTTTGATGCTGGCACTGGTGATGGTGATTGCCGGTTTGGGATTCAAAATATCCGCCGTACCGTTCCATATGTGGTCGCCTGACGTATACGAAGGCGCTCCCACTCCGGTAACAGCGTATCTGGCGGTGGGCTCCAAAGCCGCGTCGCTGGCCATTATTTTGCGGTTGTTTATTGCCGGGCTGCCGGGTGTATGGGAGAACTGGGCCATGGTAATGGCTATTTTGGCCGCAGTGACCATTATTGTCGGCAATCTGGTGGCTATTCCCCAAACCAATATTAAAAGAATGCTGGCTTATTCCAGCATTGCTCAGGCGGGCTATATACTGGTGGGGTTGGTTACCGCCACGGAAGCCGGTATTAAGGGTGTTATGTTCTACGCCTTCTTGTATGTGTTTGCCACGATGGGCGCTTTTATCGTAGTAGCTTATTTTTACAACAATACCGGCAGTGATGAATTAAAAGACTATGCCGGTTTGTCTCAGCGTTCACCGCTGCTGGCGGCGGTGATGCTGATTGCATTGTTAAGTATGGCGGGTATTCCTCCGCTGGCCGGCTTTGTGGGCAAATTCTATTTGTTTAAAACCATTGTGGACGGCTACCTGTGGCTGGTGTTTATTGGTTTGATTATGAGCATGGTATCGGTGTATTATTACCTGCGGGTCGCACTGGTCATGTACCGTGATGAGCCCATTGACGCTACACCGATTAAGGTATCAAGTCCCGTGGCGGTAACGCTGATTGTTACCATGATTGCCACGCTGGTCATCGGTGTTTACCCGGGACCACTTTCCGAAGTGGTTAACAACGCCGCCCATACATTCTTTTTACACTAA